The following is a genomic window from Acidimicrobium ferrooxidans DSM 10331.
CGCGGCTCGTGAGCGAGGGCTTGCTCGCCGTCGAGCAGCTCAGGTGGGACCGTACGGCCGACGCGCTCGCCGACGTGCTCGAGGAGGTCGCCGATGGCTGAGATCGTCATCGATGCAACCAGCATCCCTGCGGAACTGACGGGCGCGGGTCGCTACGCGGTCGGGCTGTGCCGTGCGCTCGCCGCGCTCGAGGGGCGTCCGGACATCGAGGTCTTCACGACCGGTGCGGCGCGACCCCACTTCGTCAGCGACGCCCCCGGCTGGGCGGTGTCGACGGCAGCCCCGCGCCACAGGGTGGCGCGCCTCGCCGCCCAGGAACTGCTCGTCGGCCGGCGTGCACGCCGCCACGGAGCCCGCGTCATCCACGGGCTGCACTACCAGCTCCCGAGGGCACGTGGGGTCGGCCTCGTCGTCACCGTGCACGATCTCACGCTCATCGAGCATCCGGAGTGGCACGATCGCGCGAAGGTCCTCTACTTTCGCGGCGCCATTCGCTCGGCACTGCGACGTGCGCACGCCATCATCGTGCCCTCGGAAGCCACTCGCGAGGGTCTTCGAGCACGGTTCGACCCGCGCGTTCCGGTCCACGTGGTCCACCACGGCGTCGAGGGCGTTCCTCGACTCGACCATCGCCTTGCCCGCCCCGGTCGACGCAGCCTCCTCGTCCTCGGAACCCTCGAGCCGCGCAAGAACTTGGTGCGCATCCTCAGGGCTTTCGATGCGATCGCCGAGGAGGAGCCCGACGTCATCCTTCGCTTCGTCGGCAAGCGAGGCTGGGGCCTCGGCGAGTTCGACGCGACGCTCGCTGGCCTTCGCCATCGTCGTCGCGTCGAGGTGCTCGGCTTCGTCTCGGACGAGGCGCTCGCAGGCTACCTCTCGGAGGCGGCTGCGCTCGTGTACCCATCGCTCGAGGAGGGCTTCGGTCTGCCCGTGCTCGAGGCACTCGCCGCGGGGCTTGCGGTCGTGACGTCGAAGGACTCGGTCATGGAGGAGGTGGCGGGTGGGTTCGCCACCCTGGTCGACCCCACCGATGTCGGCTCCATCGCCCACGGCATGCGCCAGGCGCTCGACGAGGCACGTCCGACGGAACGGATCGAGGCGCAGATCGCCTGGGCTCGGAGCTTCACCTGGGAGCGCGCGGCCGAGACGACCCTCGCGGTCTATCGGGAGGTCGCCGGGCTCTAGCCTCCTCACGCATGCGCGCGCTCGTCACCGGGTCACGGGGATTCGTCGGGACGTGGCTGCGGGCACACCTCGGGGCCGCCGGCGACGAGGTCGTCGAGCTGCCGGCCGATCTCGACGTCACGGATCGAGCCGCGATCGGTGCGTGGATGCGAACCCACGGCGCCGCGATCGAAGCCTGCTATCACCTCGCGGCGCAGGCGAGCGTCGCCAGGTCCTTCGAGGATCCAGGCCACACCTGGCTCACCAACGCGCTCGGCACGCAGTTCCTGGTCGAGGCCCTGTCCGAGGCGGCGCCGGCCGCGACGCTGCTCGTCGTGTCCTCGTCCGAGGTCTACGGTGCACCGGCGCCCGATGAGCTCCCGGTCGACGAGGACGCGCCACTGCGGCCGACCTCACCGTATGCCGCGTCCAAGGTCGGTGCCGAGGCCGCGGGGCTGGAGGGAGCCTGGGGCCGTGGGCTTCGGGTCGTGATCGCTCGACCGTTCAACCACATCGGGCCCGGTCAGTCCGAGGCGTTCGTGATCCCGAGTCTTGTGGGTCGGGTCGTCGAGGCGCACCGCAACGGAGAGCGCGTGATCCGTGTCGGCAACCTCGCGGCTCGTCGGGACTTTTCCGACGTGCGCGACGTGGTCGCGGCCTATCGAGCCTTGGTCGTCGATGGGCACGATCGCGGCGTCTACAACGTCTGTTCGGGCCAGGCGTACTCGATCCGGGAGGTGCTCGAACTCATCGTGCGAGCAGCCGATGCGTCACTCGAGGTGGTGGTCGATCCCGCACTGCTCCGGCCCGTGGACGTGCCCGTGATCGTGGGGAATCCGGCGCGCCTCGTCGCACACACTGGGGTGCGCTTTCACCACTCGCTCGAGGCGACGATCGAAGAGCTGGTCACGAGCGCACTTCGCGGACCAACGGCGACGGGAGGGTTCGTCGATCGCTAGCGTGGAGGCCTCATGTCTACCGCTCCACGGGTCGCGGTCGTCGTCACGGCGTTCCGTCCTGGTCGCTACGTCGACGAGTGTCTCGCAGCCCTTGCGCATCAGAGCTACCCAGATCTCGACATCACGGTGGTCGACGGCGCCGGTGACGATCGTGAATTGCGCGACGCCGTGGCCATGGCGGCACCCAGGGCGCGCATCGTCGATGGAGGAAGCTGTGGGGGGTACGGAGCCTGCGCGAACGCGGGGGCGCGGGTGCACCCCGACACACCGTTCCTCGTCTTCGTCCATGACGACGCCGTGCTCGCGCACAACGCCATCGCGTCCATGGTCGAGGTGGCCTATGCCGCCAACGCCGGCATCGTGACGCCGAAGCTGGTCGCCTTCGACGATCCACGCAGTCTGGTGACGGTCGGGTGGGATCTCGACCCGTTCTTCAACCCGACCGCTCGGGTGGAGGCGGGCGAGCTCGACCAGGGTCAGCTCGACGAAGTCGTGGACGTGGACGCCGCACCGGGTGCTGCAATGTTGGTTCGTCGTGACCTCTTCGACGCCCTCGGTGGCTTCGACGAGGTCTTCGGCCTCATCGGGGAAGACGTCGACCTGAGCGTGCGCGCTCGACTCGCTGGTGCTCGCGTCGTCACCGCTCCGCACGCCCGCGTCCGACATCGAGGGGTGCGCATGGAGCGGCTGCGACGCGCGCGCCGACGCCGCCAGGTCGGCGCCCAGGTCCTCGAGGAGCGCGTCGGTCTGCAAGATGCCGAGCGGGTCTGGCGCAGGCGCCGCGCCTCGCGCATCATGATGTCGAGCCTGTACGACGGCCCGATCCGCTTGGTGCTGCTCCTCCTGTTTGCCACGGAGCGCATCGGCGAGCTGGTCTGGAGGGCCCTCGCGGGTTCGCCGTCGGCGGGTGTCGCGGGACTGCGGGCGCTCGTGCTGTCGCGCGACGACCGCGTGGCGCTCCGGCGTCGTCGTCATGGCATCGGCGAGCGCGCTCGGTCGCATCGCGTCGTCGCGACGCGCACCTGGACACCGGGGGAGCGTCTCGTGGCCGTCGGGGCCCAAGCAGGTACTCTCTCACCTGGGCCCACGGATGCGCCCCCCAAGCGGCTCGCACGGTGGGTGCCGCGCTCGGGCTCGGCTCGCTGGTTGCTCCTCGTCGCGATGGTGATTGGCCTCGTCTCAGCGCGAGGTGCGCTGACGGCCTCCTCGCCCGGGGGGAGCCTCCTGGGTGGAGTGAGCGGCCTCGCGTTGCTCGATGCCTGGGTCCACGCTCGGGCCGTTCCGGCGGTCCTCGGGGCCGGCGTGGCGCCGGTGGGGACCGCGTTCATCGGGCTCGTGTCGCTGGTGTTCGGCGGTGACGTCGGACTCACCGTGCGATTGGCGGTACTCGTCGGCGCACTCGTGGCGCCCGTCGCGGTGGCTCGGCTCGCTCGGCGCGAGTTCGACGACGTGCGCTCCAGTGCGCTCGCGCTCGTGTGGTCGCTCGGTCCGGCCTTGGCACTCGGCATCGCCAGGTCCTCTCTGTCGCTCGTCGCTGCGTCGGCGCTCGCACCGGTGCTCGTCGGCGCCACGCTCGCTGCCACCCAAGGACAGCGTCTCAGTCCGCGTCGCGCCAAGCGTGCCCAGCGGCGGCTCGGGCTGGTTGCGGCCGTCGCGCTGGCGTTCGCGCCAGAGCTCGTCGCGGTGTGGCTGGTGGTCATCGCTGCCGAGGCGCTGTGGTGGGCCCGTGCGGCAGACGCCTACCGACTCCGGCGTCTCGGGCGCGCGCTCGGCATCGCGGGCCTCATGGCGATCGGCATCAACCTGCCCTGGCTCGCGGCCCTCGTCCTGTGGCATCCTGGGGTCGCTGTCGTGGCCCACGGCGTGCCGGGAGCGCGAGTGCAGTCGCTCGGGGCGCACCTGTTCGGCGGAGGCTACCTCGCTGGCCCAGCACCGTGGCTGTACGTGGCGCTCGGTGCGATCGCCCTCGCTGCGGGCGTCGAGCGCAGCGAACGAGCCAGACTCGCGGTGGCTCGGGCCGTCACGGGTCTTGCCCTCAGTGGCGTCGGGGCGCTGGCGATGCTCGGTGGCCTTGGCTCGACGCCGATCCAGCCGGCCTACTTCGACGTGCTCGGTGGCCTCTTGATCGTGCTGGCGGTGCCGACTGGTGTCAGCGCGGCCCAGGCGTGGCTGCGCCGCAGACGCCTCGGACTCTGGCATCTCGTGGGGGTGGTTGCGGCGCTCCTCGTCGCCATCCTCGGCCTTGGTTCGGCGCTGTCGGCGCTCATCGCGCCGGCGGAGCCGATCGCGCTGCCGACCGCCAACCTCGCGCTCGCTGGCGGGTTCTTCGCCCGTCCGGTGCCGACGTTGTGGATCGAGGTCGGGCCCGGCGGACCTGTTGGTGGCGCAGCGGTCGCCGCCAACGTGACCGTTGCGGTCACCACGGGTGCGGAGCCGAGCTTCCTCGGCCAGTTCGGTCCGCCGGTGACGGAGGGGTATCGGCGCATCGTGCCCTCGATTCTCGATGCGCTCTCTGGTCACACGGTGCAACTCGGCGCGGTCCTGCGAAGGCTCGGCCTTGGTGAGGTCGTGGTGCTGGACGCATCGCAGTCTCCGCTCGCCAGTGCAGTCACGCTCGGCGTCGAGCGCCAGGTCGACCTGCGTCAGCTCCTCGGAACCTCGTCGATGACTATCGCGGCGACGACGGGGGTGCCTCGGCCGGTCGCCGCGGCGGCAACACCGCCGTGGTTCGTGGTGAGCGAGCTCATCGCAGCGGGGGTGCTCGTCTGGTCGGCAGCGAGCGTGTTCGGGATCGAGGAGCGGATGGTGAGGCGGCCTCGGCTGCGCATGCCTGCTGCCCCCACGACCAGGGTCGAGGTGCTCCAGTGACGCGCTGGTCGCGCACCCCGACGATCGGGGTGCTCGGCGTCGTCGTGGTCGTCGCGGCGACGGTCGCGGCAGGACTCGCGCCGGCACGGCCGCGCCCAGCGGTGTTCGCGCTTCCCGGGCACCGCTCACTGAGCGGTGCGACCGTGCTCGGGGCACTCACTCAGCCAGCGGTCGTGGCCGGTGCGTCCTCGGAGGCCTGGTACTGCGTCGCCCCACCGTTGCTGCCGCTCGCGGCGTCCACGATCGCGCTGGCCAACCTCGGTGCGAGGGCACGCCACGTGGAACTCGTGCCCACGGCCAGCGGTGCTCGCCCGATCGCCGTCGTGCCCCTCGCGGCGGGCGCGATGACGTCTCGGCCCGTGGGTGTGCGTGGGTTCTCGATCGTCGAGGGACCTGGGGGCGTCGCGGCGACGGTGGTGAGTCACGAGAGCGCGGGCGTCCAGAGCGAGCCGTGCCAGAGCACTGCGAGCGATGCGTGGACCGTCCTTGGTTTCGACACCGGCGCGGGCGATCGCGCCGTGGTGCGCATCGCCAACCCGTTCCAGACGACTGCGGTCGTCAACGTCGATCCGATCGGACCGTCGGGTACCACGGTGGTCGCGTCGACGCAGGGGATCGTCATCCAGCCTGGCCAGACGGTGAACGTGGACGTAGCCAAGCTCGAGCCGGGCATGACGGACGCAGGGGTCGTCGTCGGCGCGAAGAACGGGCGCGTCGTCGTGGTCGGAGCGACGCGGCCCAATGGCGCGATCGCGCCGATCGTGCTCGATCCGCAGGCGACGCAGGGGCGATCGCTCGTCGCGCCGTGGGTGCCGGTGGTCGGCCTGCGCAACCTCTCGGTAGTGCTGGCCAATCCGAGCTCGAGCGTGGTGCGAGCCTCGGTGCGGGTCGTCGGCCTTCGTGGGACCGCCGGATCGACGGCTTCGGTCGCGGACGGACATGGCGTGAGCGAACGGGTCGTCGTGCCGAGCGGCGCCACGGTGGTGGTCCCGCTCACCGCCGAGGCCCTCGCGGAGCCGTCGGCCGGGGTGCAGCTCAGCGTCCACACGAGCGGCGGTGCTGTGAGCGGGGTCGTGGACATCGAGCGCCGCGGTGTCCTCGACGGGCGCAGTGTGATCTCCCTCGAGCAGGTTGCTTCTCGCGGGTGGTTCCTCACGTGCCCATCGAGTGCGGCGATGTCGGCGCTCGCCTTCGACGAGGTTGGAGCGAGCGCCCAGCTCACCATCGCCGCCCACACCGCTGCGAGCGGTGCGCGATCCTTCGAGACGAACCTGCTCCACGCGGGCGTCATCGGTCTTGGCGGCGTTCGGGGCGTCGCCTGGTACGACGTGAGCGCCACCGAGCCGGTTGCCCTCTGGCCGGTCGCTTCGTCGACCGGCTGTGCGGTGCTCGGTGTGGTCGGTCCGCTCGATTAGTCGAACCTGGTCCAGGCCTCGGCCCAGAGGCGCTCGTAGCCGACACGTGCGACCAGCTCGATCGCGTCGGTCGGTCGGCTGGGCTCGGCTCCACCCTCGAGCAGGATGCGCGCCATCGCCGTGGGTATGGGATAGTCACCGGGGGTCTCGGCGATACGAGCCAGCCCATCCGGGGGTGCCTGGGAGTTCGGTCCGAGCGGTCCCCAGGCTCCCCAGGCGCGCAGCACCACGACGAGGAGCGCTGCGGGACCAAGGGTCCGATTGACCACCTGCTCGGTGGCACGGCCCGGGGGGCCAGCGATCCAGCTCGCCCCGAGGTAGTCGGCAGCGACGAGCCGTACCGGGCCGAAGGTCGTCGTGAGGTGTGCCGCCATGGCGTCGAGGGACGGACCATCCTCCCAATCGAGCACCCCGTCGACGAGGGACGCTCGAGGCTCGAGCGCGCGCGCGACGGCCAGCAGGCGCTCGGGGTCGAGGATGCGGCGTCGTAGGATCATGCGTCGGCCCGATCCTGGGTGGTCGGCAAGCCGAGGCGCCACAGGAGCTCGCGCTCTGTCGAGACGAGGGCGAGCGGTGTCGCCGTGAGCGGAGCCTCGAGGATGCGAGGGACGAGCGGCGCCTCGGCTTGCCCGGCGACGATCGGAGCGACCGTCAGCGAGAGTTCGTCGATGAGACGGCGTTCGAGGAGGGTCGCAAGGACGGTCGGGCCGCCCTCGACGAGGAGGTGGCCAGGGGCGCTCGGCTCGACGCCACAGGCACCGAAGAGGTCGGCGCGCGTGCGGATCTTGTCGAGGTCGACGGCGCGAGCTGCGAAGTCAGGCGCCGTGGCGCGGGTGGCGATGCAGATCGGGACCTCGGTGCCCCCGATGCCGAGGCGCGCTCGCAGCGACCGGAGCTCCTCGTTGCGCACCAGCGCGGGTCCATAGCCCTCGTCGCGAGCCGTGGCAGACCCTACAAGGATGGCTTGGGCCGTGGCTCGCAGGAATGCGAGGGCCGAACGATCGGCCTCGCTCCCGAGGCCACCGGAGCGGCCGTCGATGGTGGCTCGCCCGTCGAGCGAGGCGATCACCACCGCAATGACACGGCAGGTCCCTGGCGCAAAGTGGCGGCCGAGGAGCGTGGTCGGGATCCGTCCGGTCGGCCAGTGCTCGGTCTTCACGATCTCACGCTAGCCGGCTAGGCTCGGTTCGTCGTGGAGCTGTTCCTCGGGCGCCCGGCCCCACCAGCGACGTCGACAGCGTTGATCGACGAACTCGTGGTGCCGCGCGCGCTGGTCGGGGCGACGTTCGACAACTACGAGCCGACCGACGCCTCCCAGGTGCGTGCGAGAGACGCCGTGCGTGCCTGGGTGAGCGCGATCGAGGCCCCCCGCCCCCGGCGTCCGTGGAGACGGCGCCATGGGCGGAGGGCACCGATGGGGATCTACCTCGACGGTCCCTTCGGCGTGGGCAAGACCCATCTTGCGGCGGCTGCGGTGGCGGCTCTCGGCGATCGTGCACGGTTCAGTGCGTTCGGTGACTTGACCGCAATGGTGGGTGTGCTCGGCCTCGAGCGGGTGGTCTCGCTGCTCGCGGCCTCTCGCGTGCTCGTGATCGACGAGTTCGAGCTCGACGATCCCGGCGACACCGTGATGATCGCCAGGCTGATCGGTGAGCTCTTCGAGCGGGGCACAGCGGTGCTCGCCACGTCGAATACGCTCCCCGAGCGGCTCGGTGAGGGGCGCTTCGGTGCTGATGACTTTCGGCGCGAGATCGGCCAGCTGGAGGCTCGGTTCGAGGTGGTGACCCTTCGTGGCACCGACTGGCGTCAGCGCCGCTTCGACGCGCTGGTCTTCGATCGGCCCCTCGTGCCGACGCGACTGCGTGACGACCTCGAGCACCGGCGGGGAACGGAGCTCGTCCGGGAACTCGTTCGGGTGCACCCGGTTCGCTATCGCGGCGCGATTCGCGGGCACCCCGGGTGGGTCATCGAGGGACCGGTACCGCTCGATGACCAAGATAGCGCGCTGCGCCTGGTCGCCTTCGTGGATCGAGCCTGGGAGGAAGACGTGGCGGTCGTGCTGCGCGACCAGCCGCTGGCGACCTTGTTCCGTGAGAGCTGGCTCACCGGGGGGTTCCGTCAGCGCTACGGCAGGGCCCTCTCACGTCTCGTGGCGCTCAGCGACCGTGGCGGTCCGCAGCGGCAGGCTGAACCTGGCCATGGTGCCCCCGGTTGGTCGGCGCTCGAGACGGAACGCGCCGCCGAGTTCGTGGGCACGGGCGCTGAGATTGGCGAGACCGTGCCCGAGGGTGGCCCCGTCGGAGTCGAATCCGACGCCGTCGTCGTCGACCTCGAGGGTCACCGTCCGCGCATCGACGGCGATGCGTAGGTCGACGCGCTGGGCTTGGGCGTGCTTGACGGCGTTCGTCAGGAGTTCTCGTACCGCGGCGACGAGGTGTGGCCGGAGCGAGGCGGCGACCGCGAAGTCGACGGGGCCATCGAAGGCCACGCTCCGTCGCATGCCGGTCGCGGCGGTCAGGCGCTCGACGAGGTCGAGCACCTCGCCGCGCAGTGACGTTCGGCGGGCCTGTTCGAGGTCGAAGATGGTGGTGCGGAGACCCTGGATGGTCGCGTCGAGGTCGTCCATGGCGTTGCCGAGGAGTTCGAGGGCGTGGGGCGCCTCGATCTCTCGGAGCGCCGCTTGGATGGTGAGGCCCACGCCGAAGAGCCGCTGGATCACGTCGTCGTGCAGGTCGCGTGCGATGCGGAGCCGGTCCGTCGTCACTTCGGTCGCCGCGAGCTCGTCGCGCAGCGCGAGGCTCTCGATGACGGCGGCGAGGGCGGTGGCGAGCGCCTCGAGGACGGCGGCGTCGACGAGGTCGAATGGGCCGCCGTCCGCGCGGTCGGCGACATAGACCGTGCCGTAGATGGCGTCACGAACGCTGATCGGTGCGCCGAGGAAGGACCGCATCGCAGGGTGGGACTCGGGGAACCCGACGCTGCGAGGGTGCGTGGCGATGTTGGCGATCGCAACGACGTGATCACGTGCGAGTCCGAGGAGCCCCTTGCCCTCGGGAAGGGAGGCGATCTGGTCTGCGGTGGCGGGGTCCATGCCGGAGGTGACGAAGCGAGCAAGACGGTCGGGGCGATCTCGCTGCCACACACCGATGGCTCCGTAACGGGCGTTCGTCAGCCCTCGCGCGGCCTGGGCACCGAGGTCGAGGAGTTCATCGAGGTCGTGGGCTCGAACCAAGGCGATGACCTGATCGAAGAGCGGCCGGAGCCGTCGCGCCGGAATTGCCTGAGGCACCTCGACTAGCCTAGCGATGGCGCTCAGACGGTCTCGGACGTCGCGTCGAGTTGGAGGGCGGTGCCATGATCTTGCTGGAAGAGACCCCGATCGAAGCCGAGGTACCCGAGATCGGCTCGGGCGCCTGGCGGGGGGTGCGGCTCCTGCGTCGCCACTGCCCGGTCTTCGGCACCGGCACGCGCCTGATCGAGGGCGCCAAACTGACCGGCACGGGGTCCGATCTCGCACCGCTCGTGGCCGAAGGGGGGTTCTGCCCTTTCTGTGCCGATGTCATCGAGGAGGCGACGGCTCCGTTCCCGACCGAGATCGCCGTGACGGGACGCATCCGTCAAGGCACGGCGTGGGTGGTGCCCAACGTGCTCGCGTACTCGGCGGTGTCCGCCGTTGGCGTCTATGACCCCGGGCGCCACGTGCTCGAGCTCGCCGATTTCGACGAGGACCTCCTCTTCGACGCCTTTGGTGCCATGCTCGAGCACGCCCGAGCCGTTCGTCGCCTGAGACCC
Proteins encoded in this region:
- a CDS encoding glycosyltransferase family 4 protein, whose amino-acid sequence is MAEIVIDATSIPAELTGAGRYAVGLCRALAALEGRPDIEVFTTGAARPHFVSDAPGWAVSTAAPRHRVARLAAQELLVGRRARRHGARVIHGLHYQLPRARGVGLVVTVHDLTLIEHPEWHDRAKVLYFRGAIRSALRRAHAIIVPSEATREGLRARFDPRVPVHVVHHGVEGVPRLDHRLARPGRRSLLVLGTLEPRKNLVRILRAFDAIAEEEPDVILRFVGKRGWGLGEFDATLAGLRHRRRVEVLGFVSDEALAGYLSEAAALVYPSLEEGFGLPVLEALAAGLAVVTSKDSVMEEVAGGFATLVDPTDVGSIAHGMRQALDEARPTERIEAQIAWARSFTWERAAETTLAVYREVAGL
- a CDS encoding dihydrofolate reductase family protein gives rise to the protein MKTEHWPTGRIPTTLLGRHFAPGTCRVIAVVIASLDGRATIDGRSGGLGSEADRSALAFLRATAQAILVGSATARDEGYGPALVRNEELRSLRARLGIGGTEVPICIATRATAPDFAARAVDLDKIRTRADLFGACGVEPSAPGHLLVEGGPTVLATLLERRLIDELSLTVAPIVAGQAEAPLVPRILEAPLTATPLALVSTERELLWRLGLPTTQDRADA
- a CDS encoding GDP-mannose 4,6-dehydratase encodes the protein MRALVTGSRGFVGTWLRAHLGAAGDEVVELPADLDVTDRAAIGAWMRTHGAAIEACYHLAAQASVARSFEDPGHTWLTNALGTQFLVEALSEAAPAATLLVVSSSEVYGAPAPDELPVDEDAPLRPTSPYAASKVGAEAAGLEGAWGRGLRVVIARPFNHIGPGQSEAFVIPSLVGRVVEAHRNGERVIRVGNLAARRDFSDVRDVVAAYRALVVDGHDRGVYNVCSGQAYSIREVLELIVRAADASLEVVVDPALLRPVDVPVIVGNPARLVAHTGVRFHHSLEATIEELVTSALRGPTATGGFVDR
- a CDS encoding DUF5719 family protein gives rise to the protein MTRWSRTPTIGVLGVVVVVAATVAAGLAPARPRPAVFALPGHRSLSGATVLGALTQPAVVAGASSEAWYCVAPPLLPLAASTIALANLGARARHVELVPTASGARPIAVVPLAAGAMTSRPVGVRGFSIVEGPGGVAATVVSHESAGVQSEPCQSTASDAWTVLGFDTGAGDRAVVRIANPFQTTAVVNVDPIGPSGTTVVASTQGIVIQPGQTVNVDVAKLEPGMTDAGVVVGAKNGRVVVVGATRPNGAIAPIVLDPQATQGRSLVAPWVPVVGLRNLSVVLANPSSSVVRASVRVVGLRGTAGSTASVADGHGVSERVVVPSGATVVVPLTAEALAEPSAGVQLSVHTSGGAVSGVVDIERRGVLDGRSVISLEQVASRGWFLTCPSSAAMSALAFDEVGASAQLTIAAHTAASGARSFETNLLHAGVIGLGGVRGVAWYDVSATEPVALWPVASSTGCAVLGVVGPLD
- a CDS encoding glycosyltransferase family 2 protein codes for the protein MSTAPRVAVVVTAFRPGRYVDECLAALAHQSYPDLDITVVDGAGDDRELRDAVAMAAPRARIVDGGSCGGYGACANAGARVHPDTPFLVFVHDDAVLAHNAIASMVEVAYAANAGIVTPKLVAFDDPRSLVTVGWDLDPFFNPTARVEAGELDQGQLDEVVDVDAAPGAAMLVRRDLFDALGGFDEVFGLIGEDVDLSVRARLAGARVVTAPHARVRHRGVRMERLRRARRRRQVGAQVLEERVGLQDAERVWRRRRASRIMMSSLYDGPIRLVLLLLFATERIGELVWRALAGSPSAGVAGLRALVLSRDDRVALRRRRHGIGERARSHRVVATRTWTPGERLVAVGAQAGTLSPGPTDAPPKRLARWVPRSGSARWLLLVAMVIGLVSARGALTASSPGGSLLGGVSGLALLDAWVHARAVPAVLGAGVAPVGTAFIGLVSLVFGGDVGLTVRLAVLVGALVAPVAVARLARREFDDVRSSALALVWSLGPALALGIARSSLSLVAASALAPVLVGATLAATQGQRLSPRRAKRAQRRLGLVAAVALAFAPELVAVWLVVIAAEALWWARAADAYRLRRLGRALGIAGLMAIGINLPWLAALVLWHPGVAVVAHGVPGARVQSLGAHLFGGGYLAGPAPWLYVALGAIALAAGVERSERARLAVARAVTGLALSGVGALAMLGGLGSTPIQPAYFDVLGGLLIVLAVPTGVSAAQAWLRRRRLGLWHLVGVVAALLVAILGLGSALSALIAPAEPIALPTANLALAGGFFARPVPTLWIEVGPGGPVGGAAVAANVTVAVTTGAEPSFLGQFGPPVTEGYRRIVPSILDALSGHTVQLGAVLRRLGLGEVVVLDASQSPLASAVTLGVERQVDLRQLLGTSSMTIAATTGVPRPVAAAATPPWFVVSELIAAGVLVWSAASVFGIEERMVRRPRLRMPAAPTTRVEVLQ
- a CDS encoding GAF domain-containing sensor histidine kinase; this encodes MPQAIPARRLRPLFDQVIALVRAHDLDELLDLGAQAARGLTNARYGAIGVWQRDRPDRLARFVTSGMDPATADQIASLPEGKGLLGLARDHVVAIANIATHPRSVGFPESHPAMRSFLGAPISVRDAIYGTVYVADRADGGPFDLVDAAVLEALATALAAVIESLALRDELAATEVTTDRLRIARDLHDDVIQRLFGVGLTIQAALREIEAPHALELLGNAMDDLDATIQGLRTTIFDLEQARRTSLRGEVLDLVERLTAATGMRRSVAFDGPVDFAVAASLRPHLVAAVRELLTNAVKHAQAQRVDLRIAVDARTVTLEVDDDGVGFDSDGATLGHGLANLSARAHELGGAFRLERRPTGGTMARFSLPLRTATVAERHET